One stretch of Carcharodon carcharias isolate sCarCar2 chromosome 20, sCarCar2.pri, whole genome shotgun sequence DNA includes these proteins:
- the LOC121292222 gene encoding fibrous sheath-interacting protein 1-like isoform X2, which produces MEEIEQQLKCLETAFSESSAGDMPYVSKYQLSSLLDECIRCQSLGRISENKALDAGPDPSGSSCFLRPPPLTVCNTPRLSESVLSQLLEDAYNSGLSPATSRAEGGSKILAAAIESEDPSYYCNKVMANISRLAEKQLTASAASDDKSESEVGRWMLSSNEESYMTRALKIKRVKKPVFLDDPSFDESTDNELSTEDNSPTVPQLQHRDDENVADSELEQK; this is translated from the exons GCTGGTGACATGCCGTACGTATCAAAATACCAGTTGAGTTCCTTACTAGATGAATGCATCCGATGTCAAAGTTTAGGAAGAATATCTGAAAATAAAGCTTTGGATGCTGGTCCTGACCCTTCCGGCTCTTCATGTTTCCTAAGGCCTCCACCACTGACTGTCTGCAATACTCCACGGCTGTCGGAATCTGTTCTTTCTCAGCTTTTGGAAGATGCATACAACTCAGGCCTGTCTCCAGCTACTAGTAGAGCCGAGGGAGGTAGCAAAATACTAGCTGCTGCTATTGAGAGCGAAGACCCGAGTTACTATTGCAACAAAGTCATGGCTAACATCAGCAGGTTGGCAGAGAAACAGCTGACTGCTTCAGCAGCAAGTGATGATAAATCAGAGAGTGAAGTGGGGAGGTGGATGCTGAGTAGTAATGAAGAATCCTACATGACCAGGGCACTGAAGATTAAACGAGTGAAAAAGCCAGTGTTCCTGGATGACCCAAGCTTTGATGAATCCACGGACAACGAGCTCTCAACAGAAGACAACAGTCCCACCGTTCCACAGTTACAACACAGAG ATGATGAAAATGTTGCCGACAGTGAGCTGGAACAGAAGTAG